From Burkholderia sp. WP9, a single genomic window includes:
- a CDS encoding EamA family transporter, whose amino-acid sequence MNLSLYVATVLIWGTTWIAIKWQLGAVPPPVSIAWRFWIAALVLFALLRIMRRPIWPPRAAWRFLVAQGLALFCLNFLCFYYAEQVVPSGLVAVVFSTAPLLNSINGRLFMGRPLQPTAIAGALLGLVGIVCLFVQQMAGHLGDHAAWLGLGIAFLGTLCFSAGNLLSSRMQSMGLHPFATNSWAMMIGASVLTVGSVLAGFSFAVEPSARYLGALAYLAIFGSVIGFTAYLMLVGRIGPERAAYCTVLFPIVALAVSTVFEGYQWSALAVVGLLLVVAGNLVAFDLTRRIFVRRVRTS is encoded by the coding sequence ATGAATCTTTCGCTGTATGTCGCCACCGTTCTGATCTGGGGCACCACGTGGATCGCAATTAAATGGCAACTGGGGGCCGTACCGCCGCCGGTGTCGATTGCCTGGCGTTTCTGGATCGCCGCACTGGTGCTGTTCGCTTTGCTGCGTATCATGCGCCGGCCGATCTGGCCGCCGCGCGCCGCGTGGCGATTTCTGGTCGCGCAAGGGTTGGCGCTCTTCTGCCTTAACTTCCTGTGCTTTTACTACGCCGAACAGGTCGTGCCGAGCGGCCTCGTGGCAGTGGTGTTTTCCACCGCGCCGCTGCTGAATTCGATCAACGGTCGGCTGTTCATGGGCCGGCCTTTGCAACCCACGGCAATTGCCGGGGCGTTGCTCGGGCTCGTTGGCATCGTGTGTCTGTTCGTGCAGCAGATGGCGGGACATCTCGGCGATCACGCCGCGTGGTTGGGTCTGGGAATCGCGTTTCTCGGCACGCTGTGCTTTTCGGCCGGCAACCTGCTGTCAAGCCGCATGCAATCGATGGGCTTGCACCCTTTCGCCACCAATAGCTGGGCGATGATGATCGGCGCTAGCGTCCTGACGGTGGGAAGCGTATTGGCAGGTTTCTCGTTCGCTGTCGAACCGTCCGCGCGTTATCTCGGCGCGCTCGCCTATCTCGCCATTTTTGGCTCGGTGATCGGCTTTACGGCTTACCTGATGCTGGTCGGGCGCATTGGACCCGAGCGTGCGGCTTACTGCACGGTGTTGTTCCCGATCGTGGCGCTGGCGGTATCGACAGTATTCGAAGGTTATCAGTGGTCGGCGCTAGCCGTGGTCGGCCTGTTGCTGGTGGTCGCCGGCAATCTGGTGGCATTCGATCTTACACGGCGCATCTTCGTGCGACGGGTGCGAACCTCCTGA
- a CDS encoding ABC transporter permease — protein MTVFDYLSANWPELLQLTAQHVWLVGIAVGCAIVVGVPLGILINRHEWLAAPLLSIATVVLTLPSIALFGLMIPVFSRFGQGIGAVPAITAVFLYSLLPIMRNTYLALRNVDAGIKEAGIGIGMTVWQRLRLVDLPLAVPVILGGVRTAVVMNIGVMTIAAVIGAGGLGTLIIRAIGQSNMMKLLVGAVLVSLLAIVADLLLQALQRFLTPKGVQKT, from the coding sequence ATGACTGTATTCGACTATCTATCGGCCAACTGGCCTGAATTACTGCAACTCACGGCGCAACACGTGTGGCTGGTGGGGATCGCGGTGGGCTGCGCGATTGTTGTCGGCGTACCCCTGGGTATCCTGATCAATCGGCACGAATGGCTCGCCGCGCCGCTGCTGAGCATTGCGACGGTGGTGCTGACCTTGCCGTCCATCGCGCTCTTCGGCTTGATGATTCCCGTGTTCTCGCGCTTCGGCCAGGGCATCGGCGCGGTGCCGGCGATTACCGCCGTGTTCCTCTATTCGCTGCTGCCGATCATGCGCAACACCTACCTCGCGCTACGCAACGTCGACGCCGGCATCAAGGAAGCGGGTATCGGCATCGGCATGACGGTGTGGCAGCGGCTGCGCCTCGTCGATTTGCCGCTCGCCGTGCCGGTGATTCTCGGCGGTGTGCGCACGGCGGTGGTGATGAACATCGGCGTGATGACGATTGCCGCGGTGATCGGCGCGGGCGGTCTCGGCACGCTGATCATCCGCGCGATTGGCCAAAGCAACATGATGAAACTGTTGGTGGGCGCCGTGCTCGTGAGTTTGCTCGCGATCGTCGCCGACCTGCTGCTGCAGGCGCTGCAACGCTTTCTGACCCCGAAGGGAGTACAAAAGACATGA
- a CDS encoding ABC transporter permease has protein sequence MIHRPARLIGSLVAIGIVIALLGRAIDPAALHQYAPDLVYYTKRHLLLVGYSMVLALLVGIPAGVLLSRPSFARHAERFMQIFNIGNTIPSLAVLAIALGIFGIGDIPALVALFLASLLPITRNAYEGMKNVSPALREAARGLGMTGWQSLLRVELPNAMPIIVGGVRTALAINVGSAPLAYLIGADSLGTLIFPGIYLNNQQQLLLGAAATAILALVLDGIVSAGSRYLLARRGVTA, from the coding sequence ATGATTCATCGTCCTGCCAGACTGATCGGCAGTCTTGTAGCCATCGGTATTGTCATCGCGTTGCTGGGTCGCGCGATCGACCCCGCTGCGCTGCATCAGTACGCACCTGATCTGGTCTATTACACGAAGCGGCATCTGCTGCTCGTCGGCTATTCCATGGTTCTTGCGCTGCTGGTCGGCATCCCCGCCGGTGTGTTGCTCAGCCGCCCGTCGTTCGCGCGTCACGCCGAACGCTTCATGCAGATTTTCAACATCGGCAACACGATTCCCTCGCTGGCCGTGCTGGCCATCGCGCTAGGCATCTTCGGCATTGGCGATATACCGGCGCTGGTCGCGCTGTTTCTCGCGTCGTTGCTGCCTATCACACGCAATGCCTACGAAGGCATGAAGAACGTGTCGCCCGCGCTGCGCGAGGCGGCGCGCGGGCTCGGCATGACAGGCTGGCAATCGCTGTTGCGCGTGGAGTTGCCCAACGCGATGCCGATTATCGTCGGCGGCGTGCGCACTGCGCTGGCGATCAACGTAGGCAGCGCGCCGCTCGCCTATCTGATCGGCGCGGATAGTCTCGGCACGCTGATTTTCCCGGGCATCTACCTGAACAACCAGCAGCAGCTTCTGCTCGGCGCGGCGGCCACCGCGATTCTCGCGCTGGTGCTGGACGGCATCGTCTCGGCCGGCAGCCGCTACCTGCTCGCACGGCGCGGGGTGACGGCATGA
- a CDS encoding 2-keto-4-pentenoate hydratase translates to MTTALSRLLADARRNHATLDTLSPEHTPADAAAAYAIQHEILDACGARIAGWKIGAKSDSGPIQGAPLPDLDLHADGARLPREVFAPLGLELEIAFRFGRSFEPSTTPYSEDEVRAGIGSIGATIEIVSSRYAAWPSVDKLAQLADLQNHGALIVGEFTPYREDFSFMAPSLRFSFDGHDVVQSTPANPAGDPRRLLTWLVNHATSRGIAVTPAMVVTTGSYTGMFFPKNAGTASGRIEGLAPVSLTLY, encoded by the coding sequence ATGACGACAGCACTCAGCCGGCTTCTTGCCGACGCACGCCGCAATCACGCCACGCTCGACACGTTGTCGCCGGAGCACACGCCCGCCGATGCCGCGGCAGCCTACGCAATCCAGCACGAAATCCTGGACGCATGCGGCGCGCGGATCGCCGGCTGGAAGATCGGCGCGAAGTCCGACAGCGGTCCGATCCAGGGCGCGCCGTTGCCCGACCTCGACTTGCATGCAGACGGTGCGCGTCTGCCCCGTGAAGTTTTCGCGCCGCTGGGGCTCGAACTGGAAATCGCGTTTCGCTTCGGACGCAGCTTCGAACCGTCCACCACGCCGTATAGCGAGGACGAGGTGCGGGCGGGCATTGGTTCGATCGGCGCGACCATTGAAATCGTCTCGAGCCGCTACGCGGCGTGGCCCTCGGTCGACAAGCTCGCACAACTCGCGGATCTGCAGAACCATGGCGCGTTGATCGTGGGCGAATTCACGCCGTATCGCGAGGACTTTTCGTTCATGGCGCCGTCGCTGCGGTTCAGTTTCGACGGGCACGATGTGGTGCAAAGCACGCCTGCCAATCCGGCCGGCGATCCGCGGCGTCTGTTGACGTGGCTCGTCAATCACGCCACGTCGCGCGGCATTGCCGTGACGCCGGCCATGGTCGTCACGACTGGTTCGTACACCGGCATGTTCTTCCCGAAGAACGCGGGCACGGCAAGCGGGCGCATTGAAGGGCTCGCGCCGGTCAGCCTCACGCTCTACTAG
- a CDS encoding FAD-binding and (Fe-S)-binding domain-containing protein, with protein MPNPTSALLVKPIHLVPSAARLTSPLAQHLRKSLRGDVLFDAASRGRYATDASIYQITPIGVVVPRDQDDLRIALEIARSEKVPLLARGAGTSQCGQTVGEALVIDTSKWLNNIVAFDAEARTVTVEPGVVLDHLNAWLKPYGLWFPVDVSTAAQCTIGGMAGNNSCGSRSIEYGNMVHNVDAIDAILADGSEAHFGSLRDAPQGARLQQILAGVKQIAEREHDEIVARVPKVLRRVAGYNIDVFDCQNPRAYTDDGIANLAHLLVGSEGTLAFSRQLTLRLALLPLHKTLGVVNFPTFWQSMDLTQHIVKLKPVAVELVDRTMIDLAMSNPAFRPVIGKALVGEPQAILLVEFAGEDREAQLASLKQLTELMADLGLPDSVVEMPDANEQKALWEVRKAGLNIMMSMKGDGKPVSFIEDCAVPLEHLAEYTSRLTEVFHRHGTEGTWYAHASVGTLHVRPILDMRRDGAQKMRAIADEAAALVREYKGAYSGEHGDGLCRGEWVAWQYGPRLNQAFTEIKMLFDPDNRFNPDKIVRPPKMDDARNFRFAPGYKEQRIDTALDWSAWNVERDPLTGRETPPGTGNDLSGGLAKAVEMCNNNGHCRKFDAGTMCPSYRVTKDEQHLTRGRANTLRLAISGQLGEAGLASDDVKDTLDLCVSCKGCKRDCPTGVDMAKFKIEARAARVKHHGLRLRDRLVAFMPRYASAASRFPGLMALADNVPVLSAWFKRSVGFAPERSLPRFQKSFLASAVPAKATRGAALKEVLLFVDTFNNNMEPDNARAAQQVLEAAGYTVHFNQRQGERPVCCGRTFLAAGLVDEAKQEARRMLDLFKPFVERGVPIVGLEPSCLLSLRDEFLHYGFGDEARRLSQQAFLFEEFLVRENEAGRLQLALKPLAKQQALVHGHCHQKAFDAFTPVQTVLKWIPELKVSTVESSCCGMAGSFGYEAEHFTTSQAMAELSLLPAVRKMDGNTLMVADGTSCRHQIHDGAGVEAIHVARLLAMAL; from the coding sequence ATGCCGAACCCCACTTCCGCTCTACTCGTCAAGCCGATCCATCTGGTCCCTTCCGCCGCGCGTCTGACGAGTCCGCTCGCGCAGCATCTGCGTAAATCGCTGCGCGGCGACGTGTTGTTCGATGCGGCGAGCCGCGGCCGTTACGCGACCGACGCGTCGATCTATCAGATCACGCCGATCGGCGTGGTGGTGCCGCGCGACCAGGACGATTTGCGCATCGCGCTGGAAATCGCGCGCAGCGAGAAGGTGCCGCTCCTCGCGCGCGGCGCGGGCACGAGCCAATGCGGCCAGACGGTCGGCGAAGCGCTGGTGATCGATACGAGCAAGTGGTTGAACAATATCGTCGCGTTCGACGCCGAAGCGCGCACGGTGACGGTCGAACCGGGCGTCGTGCTGGACCACCTGAACGCCTGGCTCAAGCCCTACGGTCTATGGTTTCCGGTGGATGTGTCGACGGCCGCGCAATGCACGATCGGCGGCATGGCCGGCAACAACTCGTGCGGCTCGCGCTCGATCGAATACGGCAACATGGTGCACAACGTCGACGCGATCGACGCGATTCTCGCGGACGGCAGCGAAGCCCATTTCGGCTCGTTGCGCGACGCGCCGCAAGGTGCGCGCCTGCAGCAGATACTCGCAGGCGTGAAGCAGATCGCCGAGCGCGAGCACGACGAAATCGTGGCGCGCGTGCCGAAGGTTTTGCGACGCGTGGCGGGCTACAACATCGACGTGTTCGATTGCCAGAACCCACGCGCTTATACCGACGACGGCATCGCGAATCTCGCGCATCTGCTGGTCGGCTCGGAGGGTACGCTCGCGTTCAGCCGGCAACTCACGCTCAGGCTTGCGCTGCTGCCATTGCATAAAACGCTCGGTGTGGTCAACTTCCCGACTTTCTGGCAGTCGATGGATCTGACGCAGCACATCGTCAAGCTCAAGCCGGTGGCGGTGGAACTGGTCGATCGCACGATGATCGATCTGGCGATGAGCAATCCGGCGTTTCGTCCGGTGATCGGCAAGGCGCTGGTCGGCGAGCCGCAGGCCATTCTGCTGGTCGAGTTCGCGGGCGAGGACCGCGAAGCGCAACTCGCGTCGCTCAAGCAGCTCACGGAACTGATGGCCGACCTCGGCCTGCCCGATTCGGTCGTCGAGATGCCGGACGCGAACGAACAGAAAGCGTTGTGGGAAGTCCGCAAGGCCGGGCTCAATATCATGATGAGCATGAAGGGCGACGGCAAGCCGGTGTCTTTCATTGAAGATTGCGCGGTGCCGCTCGAACATCTGGCCGAGTACACGAGCCGTTTGACCGAGGTGTTCCATCGGCACGGCACGGAGGGCACCTGGTACGCGCACGCGAGCGTCGGCACGCTGCACGTGCGGCCGATTCTCGACATGCGGCGCGACGGCGCGCAGAAAATGCGCGCCATCGCCGACGAAGCCGCGGCGCTCGTGCGCGAGTACAAGGGCGCGTATTCCGGTGAACATGGCGACGGATTGTGCCGCGGCGAATGGGTCGCGTGGCAATACGGGCCGCGCCTGAATCAGGCGTTCACCGAAATCAAGATGCTGTTCGATCCGGATAACCGCTTCAATCCCGACAAGATCGTGCGTCCGCCGAAAATGGACGATGCGCGCAATTTCCGCTTCGCGCCAGGCTACAAGGAACAGCGTATCGACACGGCGCTCGACTGGTCGGCATGGAATGTCGAACGCGACCCGCTGACCGGACGGGAGACGCCGCCCGGCACCGGTAACGATCTGTCCGGCGGGCTCGCGAAGGCCGTGGAGATGTGCAACAACAACGGCCACTGCCGCAAGTTCGACGCGGGCACCATGTGCCCGAGCTATCGCGTGACGAAGGACGAACAGCACCTCACACGCGGCCGTGCGAATACCTTGCGTCTCGCGATTTCCGGTCAACTCGGCGAAGCGGGCCTCGCCAGCGACGACGTCAAGGACACGCTCGATCTGTGCGTGTCCTGCAAGGGCTGCAAGCGCGATTGTCCGACGGGCGTCGATATGGCGAAGTTCAAGATCGAGGCGCGGGCCGCGCGCGTCAAGCATCACGGACTGCGTTTGCGTGACAGGCTGGTGGCTTTCATGCCGCGTTACGCGTCGGCGGCGAGCCGCTTTCCGGGGTTGATGGCGCTGGCCGACAACGTGCCGGTGCTGTCGGCGTGGTTCAAGCGGTCCGTGGGCTTCGCGCCCGAGCGGAGCTTGCCGCGCTTTCAGAAGTCGTTTCTGGCTAGTGCGGTGCCGGCCAAGGCGACTCGCGGCGCCGCGCTGAAAGAGGTGCTGCTCTTTGTCGATACGTTCAACAACAACATGGAGCCGGACAACGCGCGCGCTGCGCAGCAAGTGCTGGAAGCCGCGGGCTACACGGTGCACTTCAATCAGCGCCAGGGCGAGCGGCCCGTATGTTGCGGCCGCACGTTCCTCGCGGCGGGTCTCGTCGATGAAGCGAAGCAGGAAGCGCGGCGCATGCTCGATCTGTTCAAGCCGTTCGTGGAGCGCGGTGTGCCGATCGTCGGACTGGAGCCGTCATGCTTGCTGTCGTTGCGCGACGAGTTTCTGCACTACGGTTTCGGCGACGAAGCGCGCAGGCTCTCCCAACAGGCGTTTCTGTTCGAAGAGTTTCTGGTGCGCGAGAACGAAGCCGGACGTTTGCAGCTTGCGCTGAAGCCGTTGGCCAAACAGCAGGCGCTGGTGCATGGCCACTGCCACCAAAAGGCCTTCGACGCCTTTACGCCCGTGCAGACGGTATTGAAATGGATTCCTGAGTTGAAGGTGTCGACCGTGGAATCGTCGTGCTGCGGCATGGCGGGCAGTTTCGGCTATGAAGCCGAGCACTTCACGACGTCTCAGGCGATGGCGGAGCTATCGCTGCTGCCGGCGGTGCGCAAGATGGACGGCAACACGCTCATGGTCGCGGACGGCACGAGTTGCCGGCATCAGATTCACGACGGTGCGGGCGTCGAGGCGATCCACGTGGCACGCTTGCTGGCAATGGCGTTGTAA
- a CDS encoding MFS transporter → MKRFRVTSATSIVLVMLCIMYFITYLDRVNVSTAAAGFGKEFHLSHTEVGLVFSAFAYPYLIFQIIGGWVSDRFGAKRTLIFCGAIWGVATLLTGFAGGLVSLLAARVLLGFGEGATFPAATSAMARWVAKEKRGFAQGITHAASRIGNAVAPGLIVLVMATWGWRESFYICGVFSLLWVAVWAITFTEHPKDHPRITTDELAVLPAPKPKAAGVPWGKLFRRMWPVTIVYFCYGWTLWLFLSWIPQYFLHSYHLQLQKSAIFASVVFFAGVIGDTLGGIVTDWIFTRTGSLKRARSWMVSVCMFFCLLSLIPLMFTHSLYLSMACLASGFFFAEMTIGPMWAIPMDIAPEFSGTASGMMNTGSALAAIISPVVGGFLIDYFGSWELPFVGSMLLMAIGVVLAFRMQPESKFALNAGDKAQVPTSMGV, encoded by the coding sequence ATGAAGCGGTTTCGTGTGACCAGTGCGACCAGTATCGTTCTAGTGATGCTATGCATCATGTACTTCATCACCTACCTCGACCGCGTCAACGTCAGCACCGCGGCGGCGGGTTTCGGCAAGGAATTCCATCTCTCGCATACGGAAGTCGGCTTGGTGTTCTCGGCCTTCGCGTATCCGTATCTGATCTTTCAGATCATCGGCGGATGGGTCAGCGATCGTTTCGGCGCGAAACGCACGCTGATTTTTTGCGGGGCCATCTGGGGCGTCGCGACCTTGCTGACCGGCTTTGCCGGCGGTCTGGTTTCGCTGCTGGCCGCGCGCGTGCTGCTCGGCTTCGGCGAAGGCGCGACGTTTCCGGCCGCCACCTCCGCGATGGCCCGCTGGGTTGCCAAGGAAAAACGCGGCTTCGCGCAGGGCATCACGCATGCGGCGTCGCGAATCGGCAATGCGGTAGCGCCTGGCCTGATCGTGCTCGTGATGGCGACCTGGGGCTGGCGTGAATCGTTTTATATCTGCGGCGTGTTCAGCCTGTTGTGGGTCGCCGTGTGGGCCATTACCTTTACCGAGCATCCGAAAGACCACCCGCGTATCACGACCGACGAACTCGCCGTGCTGCCCGCGCCAAAGCCGAAAGCCGCTGGTGTGCCGTGGGGCAAACTGTTTCGCCGCATGTGGCCGGTCACGATCGTGTACTTCTGCTACGGCTGGACGCTCTGGCTGTTCCTGAGCTGGATTCCCCAATACTTTCTGCACAGCTATCACCTGCAATTGCAGAAGTCGGCCATCTTCGCTTCGGTGGTGTTCTTCGCCGGCGTGATCGGCGACACGCTCGGCGGCATCGTGACCGACTGGATCTTCACGCGCACTGGCAGCCTGAAACGCGCACGCAGCTGGATGGTGTCGGTCTGCATGTTCTTCTGCCTGCTCTCGCTGATTCCGCTGATGTTCACGCACAGCCTGTATCTGTCGATGGCCTGTCTCGCATCCGGCTTCTTCTTCGCCGAAATGACGATCGGTCCGATGTGGGCGATTCCGATGGACATCGCGCCGGAATTCTCGGGCACGGCGAGCGGCATGATGAATACCGGCTCGGCATTGGCCGCGATTATCTCGCCAGTGGTCGGCGGCTTTCTGATCGACTACTTCGGCAGTTGGGAATTGCCGTTCGTCGGCAGCATGCTGTTGATGGCGATCGGCGTGGTGCTCGCGTTCCGCATGCAGCCGGAAAGCAAGTTCGCGCTCAACGCAGGCGACAAGGCTCAAGTTCCCACCAGCATGGGCGTTTGA
- a CDS encoding AraC family transcriptional regulator, producing MNARPPATATHSAETPFGLQSVCHTLSSANANLDRFAWLGDRLAIAVWTRDTEEAETIYERPGHHTLSCYLDGGYRTERQKMPGHYGAPSRLCALPGDHESRWWVRGHMHFMHLYFLPEHFTQRAVQELDREPRELTLADRTYFEDARIASLCQSLANEDWQDPDGLLRTNETAHQVLSLLLRAQGVRRTDASLKGGLSVATRRRLRDYIESHLAQTLTLGELAGVAALSEFHLARMFRTSFGLPPAAWIAQQRLERARTLLRTTTLPLTQVAEQCGYANASHFSHRFRESVGVAPTAYRQAVAG from the coding sequence GTGAACGCCAGACCGCCCGCCACCGCGACCCACTCCGCCGAAACGCCGTTCGGCCTTCAGTCGGTGTGTCACACGCTGAGCAGCGCCAACGCCAATCTGGACCGTTTCGCGTGGCTCGGCGACCGGCTGGCCATCGCCGTCTGGACGCGCGACACGGAAGAAGCCGAAACCATCTACGAACGCCCCGGCCATCACACGCTGTCGTGCTACCTGGATGGCGGTTATCGCACCGAGCGCCAAAAAATGCCCGGGCATTACGGCGCTCCGTCGCGACTCTGCGCACTGCCCGGTGACCACGAGTCACGCTGGTGGGTACGGGGGCACATGCATTTCATGCATCTGTACTTCCTGCCGGAGCATTTCACCCAGCGCGCCGTTCAGGAGCTCGATCGCGAGCCGCGCGAACTGACCCTCGCCGACCGCACGTATTTCGAAGACGCGCGCATCGCCAGTCTGTGTCAATCGCTGGCGAATGAGGACTGGCAAGATCCTGACGGCTTGCTGCGCACCAATGAAACCGCCCATCAGGTGCTCAGTCTGCTGTTGCGCGCCCAAGGCGTGCGCCGCACGGATGCGTCGCTCAAAGGCGGTCTGTCCGTCGCGACTCGCCGGCGGCTGCGCGACTATATCGAAAGCCATCTGGCGCAGACGCTCACGCTCGGCGAGCTTGCCGGCGTCGCGGCGTTGTCGGAATTTCATCTTGCGCGCATGTTCCGCACTTCGTTCGGACTGCCACCCGCCGCGTGGATCGCGCAACAGCGGCTCGAACGCGCGCGTACTTTGTTACGGACTACGACGCTGCCGCTCACGCAGGTCGCCGAACAATGCGGCTATGCGAATGCCAGCCATTTCAGCCACCGGTTCCGCGAGAGTGTAGGCGTCGCGCCGACCGCGTATCGGCAGGCGGTTGCCGGCTGA
- a CDS encoding aminotransferase class V-fold PLP-dependent enzyme encodes MLKLDFHPAGRHFLQIPGPSPVPDRILRAMSYPTIDHRGPEFGELGLAVLDGIKKIFKTQQPVVIYPASGTGAWEAALSNTLSPGDHVLMFETGHFATLWKKMAESLGLKPEFLGLPGIEGWRRGVQPQMIEERLRADTQHTIKAVCVVHNETSTGVTSDIAAVRRAIDAAGHPALLLVDTISGLACADYRHDEWGVDVTVSGSQKGLMLPPGISFNAISPKAMAASKQAKLPRSFWDWSDIVEMNKTGYWPYTPNTNLLYGLNEALEMILGEGLDNVFARHERLAEATRRAVRAWGLEIQCADPSVYSPVLTGVMMPDGIDADAVRKLIYERFDMSLGTGLGKMKGRMFRIGHLGDCNDLMLLATLAGCEMGLRLAGVPLKESGLPAAMEWLSQPIKTQGLSIAA; translated from the coding sequence ATGCTCAAATTAGACTTTCACCCCGCTGGCCGTCACTTTTTGCAGATCCCGGGTCCGAGCCCGGTGCCCGACCGTATCCTCCGGGCGATGAGCTATCCGACCATCGACCATCGCGGCCCGGAGTTCGGCGAGTTGGGTCTCGCGGTACTCGACGGCATCAAGAAAATCTTCAAGACGCAGCAGCCCGTGGTGATTTACCCGGCCTCGGGCACGGGCGCCTGGGAAGCGGCGCTGTCGAACACGTTGAGCCCCGGCGATCACGTACTGATGTTCGAGACTGGCCACTTCGCCACGCTGTGGAAAAAGATGGCGGAAAGCCTTGGGCTGAAGCCGGAGTTTCTCGGCCTGCCGGGCATTGAAGGTTGGCGTCGCGGCGTACAGCCGCAAATGATCGAGGAGCGCCTGCGCGCCGACACACAACACACCATCAAAGCGGTGTGCGTGGTGCACAACGAAACGTCGACCGGCGTGACCTCCGACATCGCCGCCGTGCGTCGCGCAATCGACGCTGCGGGTCACCCGGCCTTGCTGCTGGTCGACACGATCTCGGGCCTCGCCTGCGCCGACTACCGTCATGACGAATGGGGCGTCGACGTTACCGTCTCGGGCTCGCAAAAGGGTTTGATGCTGCCTCCGGGCATCAGCTTCAACGCGATCTCGCCGAAGGCCATGGCCGCCAGCAAGCAGGCAAAACTGCCGCGCAGCTTCTGGGACTGGAGCGACATCGTCGAGATGAACAAGACGGGCTACTGGCCGTACACACCCAACACGAACCTGCTTTACGGCCTTAACGAAGCGCTCGAAATGATTCTCGGCGAAGGGCTCGACAACGTGTTCGCCCGTCACGAACGTCTCGCCGAAGCGACGCGTCGCGCAGTGCGCGCATGGGGCCTGGAGATTCAGTGCGCCGATCCGTCGGTGTATAGCCCAGTGCTCACGGGCGTGATGATGCCCGACGGTATCGACGCCGATGCGGTGCGCAAACTCATCTATGAACGCTTCGACATGTCGCTCGGCACGGGTCTCGGCAAGATGAAAGGACGCATGTTCCGCATCGGCCATCTCGGCGACTGCAATGACCTGATGCTGCTGGCCACGCTTGCCGGTTGCGAGATGGGACTGCGGCTCGCGGGTGTGCCCCTCAAGGAAAGTGGCTTGCCTGCCGCTATGGAGTGGTTGAGCCAGCCGATCAAGACGCAAGGCCTGAGTATCGCGGCCTGA
- a CDS encoding glycine betaine ABC transporter substrate-binding protein, with product MIDLFKRGRWIAAGALLFTSLHASAATLVLGGKNFTEQYVLTEITSQYLRAKGYTIDARTGLGSTLLRSAQENGQVDITWEYTGTAAIVYNKITEKLDPKTMYERVKALDAKRGLVWLDCSPLNNTYALGLPQQVAQQTGIRTISQLAAKMAAEPKKKHVFAMDAEFANRPDGLKPLEAAYGMQFSREETRQMDPGLVYTALHNNQVPIGLIYTTDGRVKGFNIVPLEDDRHYFPAYNATPVVRKATLDQNPQLAPQLNALSDALNNDTMLEMNKQVDVDGKPVREVAAEFLRTHKLP from the coding sequence ATGATCGATCTGTTCAAACGCGGCCGCTGGATCGCGGCCGGTGCTTTGCTCTTCACGAGCCTTCACGCTAGCGCGGCAACGCTCGTGCTCGGTGGAAAAAACTTCACTGAGCAATACGTTCTTACCGAGATCACGTCGCAATACCTGCGCGCGAAGGGCTACACGATCGATGCGCGCACCGGTCTCGGCAGCACGCTGTTGCGCAGCGCGCAGGAGAACGGACAGGTCGATATCACGTGGGAATACACGGGCACGGCCGCGATCGTCTACAACAAGATCACCGAAAAGCTCGATCCGAAGACCATGTATGAACGCGTGAAAGCGCTGGACGCGAAACGTGGCCTCGTCTGGCTCGATTGCTCGCCGTTGAACAACACATACGCGCTCGGCTTGCCGCAACAGGTGGCGCAGCAAACCGGTATCCGCACGATTTCGCAACTCGCCGCGAAGATGGCGGCGGAGCCGAAAAAGAAGCACGTGTTCGCCATGGACGCGGAGTTCGCCAATCGTCCGGACGGCCTGAAGCCGCTCGAAGCCGCCTACGGCATGCAATTCAGCCGCGAGGAAACGCGGCAGATGGATCCGGGCCTCGTCTACACGGCGCTGCATAACAACCAGGTGCCGATCGGGTTGATCTACACGACGGACGGCCGGGTGAAGGGCTTCAACATCGTGCCGCTCGAAGACGATCGCCACTACTTTCCCGCGTACAACGCCACGCCGGTGGTGCGCAAAGCGACGCTCGACCAGAACCCGCAACTCGCGCCGCAGTTGAACGCGTTGTCCGACGCGCTGAACAACGACACCATGCTCGAGATGAACAAGCAGGTCGACGTCGACGGCAAACCGGTGCGCGAGGTCGCGGCGGAATTCCTGCGCACGCACAAGCTGCCCTGA